A genomic region of Chlorobaculum parvum NCIB 8327 contains the following coding sequences:
- a CDS encoding dodecin, producing the protein MSAHVYKKIEIVGSSTSSIEEAVNNAMAKAAESIRNIRWVELVETRCHVEDQKIAYWQVTCKIGFTLDEN; encoded by the coding sequence ATGAGCGCACACGTTTATAAAAAAATTGAAATTGTAGGCTCCTCGACCAGCAGCATCGAAGAGGCCGTGAACAACGCCATGGCCAAAGCCGCCGAAAGCATCAGGAACATCCGTTGGGTTGAGCTGGTTGAAACCCGCTGCCACGTCGAAGACCAGAAAATCGCCTACTGGCAGGTCACCTGCAAAATCG